A single Arthrobacter sp. ERGS1:01 DNA region contains:
- a CDS encoding putative PEP-binding protein — MQSYVGVGVTPGRVVGPVRIMPPALSAPPSGERLPAADGSGTTPAEAAAASLKAAAAQVKAELQERAGRATGDGKAVLEATALMSTDPMLIKAAVKLINAGSSAQRAIWDAGNDVAAMLISLGGYMAERSHDVLDVRSRIVAALRGVPAPVIPDADVPFILVAEDLAPADTATLDPTKVIALVTAGGGPQSHTAIIARNLGLPAVVAAAGVLELADDDVVYVDGAGGTITTDPGEPELAAAAKWREQASLLSAFDGAGQLADGTRLDLLANVGGAKDAVAAAAANAQGVGLLRTEFCFLGHDTEPGHDEQVAAYKGVFDAFPGKKVVVRTLDAGADKPLPFLTDSTEPNPALGVRGYRTDTTSPGVLARQLAAIADAAGQASADVWVMAPMISTAAEAADFAALCGAAGLKTPGVMVEVPSAALTSRHLLDRVEFVSLGTNDLTQYAMAADRQLGPLATLNDPWQPAVLTLVQATVDGAAAQAAAAGNGAACKPVGVCGEAAADPALAVVLAGLGVSSLSMTARAIPAVSTVLRSVTPELARRLATRAVAAASATEARELVRAELPVLAELGL, encoded by the coding sequence ATGCAAAGCTATGTTGGAGTCGGTGTCACCCCGGGCCGGGTCGTGGGCCCCGTGCGGATCATGCCGCCGGCCCTGAGCGCACCGCCCTCCGGCGAACGGCTGCCCGCCGCCGACGGTTCGGGCACGACGCCGGCCGAGGCTGCCGCCGCCAGCCTGAAGGCCGCCGCAGCCCAGGTCAAGGCGGAGCTGCAGGAGCGGGCCGGCCGGGCCACCGGTGACGGCAAGGCCGTGCTGGAGGCGACCGCGCTGATGTCCACCGACCCCATGCTGATCAAGGCCGCCGTGAAGCTCATCAACGCCGGCTCCTCCGCGCAGCGCGCCATCTGGGACGCCGGCAACGACGTGGCAGCCATGCTCATCAGCCTGGGCGGGTACATGGCCGAACGTTCCCACGATGTCCTGGACGTGCGCTCCCGCATTGTTGCGGCGCTGCGCGGTGTGCCGGCCCCCGTGATCCCGGATGCGGACGTTCCGTTCATCCTGGTTGCCGAGGACCTGGCCCCGGCCGACACCGCAACGCTTGACCCGACCAAGGTGATCGCCCTGGTAACCGCCGGCGGCGGACCGCAGTCCCACACCGCCATCATTGCCCGCAACCTGGGCCTGCCGGCCGTCGTGGCCGCCGCCGGGGTGCTGGAACTAGCCGACGACGACGTCGTTTACGTCGACGGCGCCGGCGGTACCATCACCACCGATCCCGGCGAGCCGGAGCTGGCCGCCGCCGCGAAGTGGCGTGAGCAGGCTTCCCTGCTCAGCGCGTTCGACGGCGCCGGGCAGCTTGCCGACGGCACCCGCCTCGACCTGCTGGCCAATGTGGGCGGTGCCAAGGATGCCGTGGCCGCGGCCGCAGCGAATGCCCAGGGCGTGGGCCTGCTGCGCACCGAGTTCTGCTTCCTGGGGCACGACACCGAGCCCGGCCACGACGAACAGGTGGCCGCCTACAAGGGCGTCTTTGACGCATTCCCCGGCAAGAAGGTGGTGGTGCGAACGCTCGACGCCGGCGCCGACAAGCCGTTGCCGTTCCTGACCGATTCCACCGAGCCCAACCCGGCGCTGGGCGTGCGCGGCTACCGCACCGACACCACCTCCCCCGGCGTCCTGGCCCGGCAGCTCGCGGCCATTGCCGACGCCGCCGGACAAGCCAGCGCCGACGTGTGGGTCATGGCGCCCATGATCTCCACGGCCGCGGAGGCCGCCGACTTCGCCGCGCTTTGCGGTGCGGCCGGGCTGAAAACTCCCGGCGTCATGGTGGAGGTTCCATCCGCAGCGCTAACGTCCCGGCACCTGCTGGACCGGGTGGAATTCGTCAGCCTCGGCACCAACGACCTCACCCAGTACGCCATGGCGGCGGACCGCCAGCTGGGCCCGCTGGCCACGCTCAACGATCCCTGGCAGCCGGCCGTCCTGACCCTCGTCCAGGCCACCGTTGACGGGGCGGCCGCGCAGGCCGCCGCTGCCGGCAATGGCGCGGCCTGCAAGCCCGTGGGAGTGTGTGGCGAGGCGGCCGCGGACCCGGCCCTTGCCGTCGTCCTGGCCGGGCTGGGCGTAAGTTCCCTGTCCATGACGGCCCGGGCCATCCCGGCCGTCAGCACCGTGCTGCGTTCCGTCACCCCGGAGCTGGCCCGCCGCCTGGCCACCCGGGCCGTTGCGGCCGCCTCCGCCACCGAAGCCCGTGAGCTGGTGCGGGCCGAGTTGCCCGTCCTGGCCGAGCTGGGCCTCTAA
- a CDS encoding PTS fructose transporter subunit IIABC, producing MTTLITTDLVVLDTYLGADTSSVIRHLAGVIAATGRATGAEGLYADALAREQKTSTGVPGGIAIPHCRSESVLEPTLAMARLNPAVDFGAKDGPADIIFFIAAPAGADNEHLKLLSRLARSLIKKDFTAALRAAKTPAEIVALVEEALADKPAAQSPASATAAPLGEVPPASRAPEAAPGLHPAASQLPGGATATAGRPLRLVAVTACPTGIAHTYMAADSLVEAAREAGIDLQVETQGSGAVTPLDPAVIAAADAVIFAVDVDVRGKERFAGKPLVNSPVKRGIDEPAKMIQEAVAAAGDPNAHRVPHFGAEETAEHQAESSNEHLGTKTKKVLLTGVSYMIPFVAGGGLLIALGFLLGGFEIAGAAGKILANNSLGNLPTEYPAHALGPLGAYLGAVAFQIGQLSMSFLVPALAGYIAFGIADRPGIAPGFTAGAVAVFMGAGFLGGLVGGLLAGLAAYWIGTWRVPRWLRGLMPVVIIPLLGSIIASGAMLLLLGAPIAALSNGLNHWLTGMSGASAVVLGVILGLMMCFDLGGPVNKVAYAFAVAGLGTGSALNHAPWEIMATVMAAGMVPPLAMALATVVDKKRFSLAERENGKAAWLLGASFISEGAIPFAAADPLRVIPATMLGGAVTGAMTMAFHVTSQAPHGGIFVFFAIGNFGMFALAILVGMVISAFTVVALKRWAVRKPVDTVGAQQLVSQNS from the coding sequence ATGACCACTCTCATCACCACCGACCTGGTCGTCCTGGACACCTACCTCGGTGCCGACACTTCCTCGGTGATCCGTCACCTGGCCGGCGTCATCGCCGCTACCGGCCGCGCCACCGGAGCCGAGGGCCTCTACGCCGACGCCCTGGCCCGCGAGCAAAAGACGTCCACGGGCGTCCCGGGCGGGATCGCGATCCCGCACTGCCGCTCGGAGTCCGTGCTGGAGCCGACCCTCGCCATGGCGCGCCTGAACCCCGCCGTCGACTTCGGCGCCAAGGACGGCCCCGCGGACATCATCTTCTTCATCGCGGCCCCGGCCGGCGCCGACAACGAGCACCTCAAACTGCTCTCCAGGCTGGCCCGCTCCCTCATCAAGAAGGACTTCACGGCCGCCCTGCGCGCCGCAAAGACGCCCGCGGAGATCGTCGCCCTCGTCGAAGAAGCACTCGCGGACAAGCCGGCGGCACAGTCGCCGGCCTCAGCAACTGCTGCGCCGCTGGGTGAAGTCCCGCCCGCTTCGCGGGCGCCCGAAGCCGCTCCCGGACTTCACCCAGCGGCTTCGCAGTTGCCGGGCGGGGCGACGGCGACCGCCGGTCGTCCGCTGCGGCTCGTTGCCGTGACGGCTTGCCCTACCGGGATTGCGCACACTTACATGGCCGCCGATTCGCTCGTGGAAGCCGCGCGTGAAGCCGGCATTGACCTGCAGGTCGAGACGCAGGGCTCGGGAGCGGTGACTCCGCTGGACCCGGCCGTGATTGCCGCCGCCGACGCCGTGATCTTCGCCGTCGACGTGGACGTGCGCGGCAAGGAACGCTTTGCCGGCAAGCCCTTGGTCAATTCGCCCGTCAAGCGGGGCATTGACGAGCCGGCCAAGATGATCCAGGAGGCCGTTGCGGCCGCCGGGGATCCGAACGCGCACCGCGTGCCCCACTTTGGCGCCGAGGAGACTGCGGAACACCAGGCCGAGTCGTCGAACGAGCACCTGGGCACCAAGACCAAAAAAGTGCTGTTGACCGGTGTCAGCTACATGATCCCGTTCGTGGCCGGTGGCGGCCTGCTGATCGCGCTGGGCTTCCTATTGGGCGGCTTCGAGATTGCCGGTGCCGCCGGCAAAATCCTCGCTAACAACAGCCTTGGCAACTTGCCCACCGAATATCCCGCGCACGCGCTCGGACCGCTCGGGGCGTACCTGGGCGCCGTGGCGTTCCAAATCGGCCAGCTCTCCATGAGTTTCCTGGTCCCCGCACTGGCCGGCTACATTGCCTTCGGCATTGCCGACCGACCCGGCATCGCGCCCGGTTTCACGGCCGGGGCCGTGGCCGTCTTTATGGGCGCCGGCTTCCTGGGTGGCCTGGTGGGCGGCCTGCTGGCCGGCCTGGCCGCGTACTGGATCGGCACCTGGCGGGTGCCGCGCTGGCTGCGCGGGCTCATGCCGGTGGTCATCATCCCGCTACTGGGTTCCATCATCGCCTCCGGAGCCATGCTCCTGCTCCTCGGCGCACCCATCGCCGCGCTTTCCAACGGCCTGAACCATTGGCTGACGGGGATGTCCGGCGCCTCCGCCGTCGTACTCGGCGTGATCCTTGGCCTCATGATGTGCTTCGACCTGGGCGGTCCCGTCAACAAGGTCGCCTACGCATTCGCCGTGGCAGGGCTGGGCACGGGCTCCGCACTCAACCACGCCCCGTGGGAAATCATGGCGACCGTCATGGCCGCCGGCATGGTGCCCCCGCTGGCCATGGCCCTGGCCACCGTGGTCGACAAGAAGCGTTTCTCCCTGGCTGAGCGTGAAAACGGCAAGGCGGCCTGGCTGCTGGGTGCGTCGTTCATCTCCGAGGGCGCCATCCCGTTCGCCGCGGCCGATCCGCTGCGCGTCATCCCGGCCACCATGCTGGGCGGCGCCGTCACCGGTGCCATGACCATGGCCTTCCACGTCACCTCGCAGGCACCCCACGGCGGAATCTTCGTGTTCTTCGCGATCGGCAACTTCGGAATGTTCGCACTGGCGATCCTGGTGGGCATGGTGATTTCCGCCTTCACCGTCGTGGCGCTCAAACGCTGGGCCGTCCGCAAGCCCGTTGATACTGTTGGCGCACAACAACTCGTCAGCCAAAACAGCTAG
- a CDS encoding 1-phosphofructokinase family hexose kinase: protein MILTLTPNPSLDRTIELEDALVRGEVQRAVAVSTHPGGKGVNIVRALAASGVEALALLPGDAADAVVRALDVESIPHVSLPIGAALRSNVAITEPDGTTTKVNEPGPVLTAAQLAGLLELAVEKSDGAAWLVLAGSLPPGAPADFYAQVIAAVRTRHGASAPRIAVDSSGTPLAACITAGPDLLKPNAEELAELTGIGTGTSLEADPDLAASAAQTLVDRGVGAVLATLGSQGAVLVTASGRWLANGPVIAAKSTVGAGDSSLAGYLLSTLRGDLPEACLQQAVAHGAAAASLPGTMVPALHQTNPDAVVVTALDARLGELS, encoded by the coding sequence ATGATCCTCACCCTGACCCCCAACCCCAGCCTTGACCGGACCATCGAACTCGAGGACGCCCTGGTTCGCGGCGAGGTCCAGCGCGCCGTTGCCGTCTCCACCCATCCCGGTGGAAAAGGCGTGAACATCGTCCGCGCCCTGGCCGCCTCCGGCGTCGAGGCCCTGGCGCTGTTGCCCGGCGACGCCGCCGACGCCGTGGTCCGCGCCCTTGACGTGGAGAGCATCCCGCACGTGTCGCTGCCCATCGGTGCGGCCCTGCGCAGCAACGTCGCCATCACCGAACCCGACGGCACCACCACCAAGGTCAACGAACCTGGCCCGGTCCTCACGGCCGCCCAGCTTGCCGGCTTGCTGGAGCTCGCCGTGGAAAAGTCCGACGGCGCCGCCTGGCTGGTGCTGGCCGGCTCACTCCCGCCGGGCGCACCCGCCGACTTTTATGCCCAGGTGATTGCCGCGGTGCGCACCCGTCACGGCGCCAGCGCTCCGCGGATCGCCGTGGATTCCTCCGGCACCCCGCTGGCCGCCTGCATCACCGCCGGCCCCGACCTCCTCAAGCCCAACGCCGAGGAACTTGCCGAACTGACAGGCATCGGCACCGGGACCTCCCTGGAAGCCGACCCCGATTTGGCCGCGAGCGCCGCACAAACGCTCGTGGACCGCGGAGTGGGTGCCGTCCTGGCAACCCTTGGCTCCCAGGGCGCCGTGCTGGTCACGGCCTCCGGACGCTGGCTGGCCAACGGGCCCGTCATCGCAGCCAAAAGCACCGTCGGCGCAGGGGATTCCTCCCTCGCCGGATATCTGCTGAGCACGCTTCGGGGCGATCTGCCCGAAGCCTGCCTGCAGCAAGCAGTGGCCCATGGGGCGGCCGCCGCTTCCCTCCCCGGAACCATGGTTCCGGCCCTGCACCAAACCAACCCCGACGCCGTCGTCGTAACGGCCCTGGACGCACGTCTTGGAGAACTCTCATGA
- a CDS encoding DeoR/GlpR family DNA-binding transcription regulator: MFAEERHQRIAELVGDQGRVGVNELADLFSITQETVRRDLATLEGERILRRVHGGAVALDKLSRSEPSLSERSGRRLDEKQRIAAAAMALIPHAQTVSILLDAGTTTAALADQLADWAPAKDGDELMAITNSLPIATSLSTNSNLLLDILGGRVRGLTSAVVGARATEQLGALRPDIAFLGTNGIHADFGLSTPDPVEAATKTAMVRAARQVVILADASKLGAETLVRFATLEEIDTLITSTEPAPDLAAALAAAGVDVVIA, from the coding sequence ATGTTTGCAGAGGAACGGCACCAGCGCATTGCCGAACTCGTCGGTGACCAGGGGCGCGTGGGCGTCAACGAACTGGCCGATCTCTTTTCCATCACCCAGGAAACCGTCCGCCGCGACCTGGCCACCCTGGAAGGCGAACGCATCCTGCGCCGCGTCCACGGCGGCGCCGTCGCCCTGGACAAGCTCAGCCGTTCCGAGCCCAGCCTCAGCGAACGCTCCGGCCGCCGGCTCGACGAGAAGCAGCGCATCGCCGCGGCCGCCATGGCCCTGATCCCGCACGCGCAGACGGTCTCGATCCTGCTCGACGCCGGCACCACCACGGCCGCCCTGGCCGACCAACTGGCCGACTGGGCGCCCGCCAAGGACGGCGACGAGCTGATGGCGATCACCAACTCGCTGCCCATCGCCACCTCGCTGAGCACCAACTCGAACCTGCTCCTGGACATCCTGGGCGGCCGGGTGCGCGGCCTCACCAGTGCAGTGGTCGGCGCCCGCGCCACCGAACAGCTCGGCGCCCTCCGCCCCGACATCGCATTCCTCGGCACCAACGGCATCCACGCCGACTTCGGTCTGAGCACCCCGGATCCCGTGGAGGCCGCCACCAAGACCGCCATGGTCCGCGCCGCCCGCCAAGTGGTGATCCTGGCCGACGCATCCAAGCTCGGGGCGGAAACCCTTGTCCGCTTCGCCACCCTCGAGGAGATCGACACCTTGATAACCAGCACCGAACCCGCACCCGATCTGGCCGCCGCCTTGGCCGCCGCCGGCGTCGACGTGGTGATCGCATGA
- a CDS encoding alpha/beta hydrolase yields the protein MDAVAWSRPPEERAGTPLLLMLHGYGSDESRMAAWFQAMPGGFTCAAPRGPLDISGDYGWFLLDYFLANDFAEVAGAASALLAWLDTVVAEHRFSSVSLLGFSQGMAMATTIMRLRPEAFTAAVGLSGFVLHNELLGAMEPLETKIPFYWARDTADLVINPDATAFTAGWLSANTDLSEARYKGLGHKIGDTEMRDVAAFLTGHVPGSFVPRE from the coding sequence ATGGATGCCGTTGCCTGGTCCCGACCACCGGAAGAGCGCGCGGGGACGCCGCTGCTGTTGATGCTGCACGGCTATGGCTCGGACGAGTCCCGCATGGCCGCCTGGTTTCAGGCCATGCCCGGCGGCTTTACGTGCGCCGCGCCCCGCGGTCCGCTGGACATCTCCGGCGACTACGGCTGGTTCCTGCTTGACTATTTCCTGGCCAATGACTTCGCCGAGGTGGCCGGTGCCGCGTCGGCCCTGCTGGCCTGGCTGGACACGGTCGTCGCCGAGCACCGCTTCAGCTCGGTGTCATTGTTGGGGTTTTCGCAGGGCATGGCCATGGCCACCACGATCATGAGGCTGCGCCCGGAGGCATTCACGGCTGCCGTGGGACTGTCCGGCTTTGTCCTGCACAATGAGCTGCTCGGCGCCATGGAGCCGTTGGAAACAAAAATCCCGTTCTATTGGGCTCGCGACACCGCCGACCTCGTGATCAATCCGGACGCGACGGCATTCACGGCGGGCTGGCTGTCGGCCAACACCGATCTGAGCGAGGCGCGCTACAAAGGGCTGGGCCACAAAATCGGGGACACGGAAATGCGCGACGTCGCGGCCTTCCTGACGGGCCACGTGCCGGGATCGTTCGTGCCCCGGGAGTAG
- a CDS encoding DUF2871 domain-containing protein, with protein sequence MKKLFYSAFGYMVIGVLSGLFYREFTKGKDFTGYTQLSIVHTHLLTLGFIVLLIVLILEKLFTLSRSKLFTWFFWTYNTGLVLTAAIMVWHGILQVDGVTEVSGAIPGIAGLGHILLSVGMVLLFLALRTRLVGSAVKHDDARAAVAD encoded by the coding sequence ATGAAGAAACTATTCTATTCGGCGTTTGGCTACATGGTCATTGGCGTACTTTCGGGCCTGTTTTACCGCGAATTCACCAAGGGCAAGGACTTTACCGGCTACACACAGCTCTCCATTGTGCACACGCACCTGCTGACCCTTGGCTTCATCGTGCTGTTGATCGTGCTGATTCTGGAGAAGCTGTTCACACTGTCCCGGTCCAAGCTATTCACCTGGTTCTTCTGGACGTACAACACCGGTCTGGTCCTGACGGCGGCTATCATGGTGTGGCACGGCATCCTGCAGGTTGACGGTGTCACCGAGGTCTCCGGCGCAATCCCGGGGATCGCGGGATTGGGACACATCCTGCTCTCTGTTGGCATGGTGCTGCTGTTCCTGGCCCTGCGGACCCGGCTGGTTGGCAGCGCCGTGAAGCACGACGACGCCCGGGCCGCCGTCGCCGACTGA
- a CDS encoding SdpI family protein: MIFAVVLLIVCYFLIVFVAIRCADGRIGVNGMAGIRTPTIMTNEQTWLAAHKAAKTPTLIGAYAAMAATVLAAFLPAEPLQATAILVGCGLLLAGILVGAAKGTKAAKRVLEMR; the protein is encoded by the coding sequence ATGATCTTCGCCGTGGTCCTGCTCATTGTTTGCTATTTCCTGATTGTCTTTGTCGCCATCCGTTGCGCTGACGGCCGGATTGGCGTCAACGGGATGGCGGGGATCAGGACGCCCACCATCATGACCAATGAGCAAACCTGGCTCGCCGCCCATAAAGCAGCCAAAACGCCGACGCTCATCGGCGCTTATGCAGCCATGGCCGCCACGGTCCTTGCAGCGTTCCTGCCTGCTGAGCCCTTGCAGGCCACGGCCATCCTCGTTGGTTGCGGGCTGCTGCTGGCAGGCATCCTTGTCGGCGCGGCAAAAGGCACCAAGGCAGCAAAACGAGTCCTGGAGATGCGGTAG
- a CDS encoding VOC family protein, giving the protein MKPEPHHHIRIARPSRDIEAAIRFWVDGVGLTLQGRKDDGGTGHKLAFIGWPEAAWHLEIVEDGALQPSPTAEDLLVIYLGGPIDAGAVSRIEDAGGVRVAARNPYWDEHGMTFTDADGYLLVLATRDWA; this is encoded by the coding sequence ATGAAACCCGAGCCACACCACCACATCCGCATCGCACGCCCGAGCCGTGACATTGAAGCCGCCATTCGCTTCTGGGTCGACGGCGTTGGCCTCACCCTCCAAGGGCGCAAGGACGACGGGGGTACCGGTCACAAGCTTGCGTTCATCGGCTGGCCGGAGGCCGCCTGGCACTTGGAAATCGTCGAAGACGGCGCCTTGCAGCCGTCACCCACCGCCGAGGACCTCCTGGTGATCTACCTTGGAGGGCCCATCGACGCAGGCGCCGTGTCGCGGATCGAGGATGCCGGAGGCGTTCGCGTTGCCGCACGCAACCCCTACTGGGACGAGCACGGCATGACCTTTACCGACGCAGACGGGTATCTCCTGGTACTTGCCACGCGCGACTGGGCGTAG
- a CDS encoding HAD family hydrolase, which yields MGVAATTLTLTSLDGVLFDFNGTLSDDEGILRALYIELAATECSVTVTKLQYQTELAGRSDREIMADILALAPADVQDRGVDFFLPLIDADYQARVARQSPIHPATRALVHALHAAGLKLGVVTGAGRAQVIPALERAGLLDLFGVVVTDEDVAHGKPNPEGFLSAAAVLGLAEPARVAAFEDSLPGLGAVEAAGMIAICVEGTHPIEVLKEHARIIVPALGPECLDLDLG from the coding sequence ATGGGCGTAGCCGCCACCACGTTGACCCTGACTTCCCTGGACGGGGTGCTGTTTGATTTCAACGGCACGCTCTCCGATGACGAGGGCATACTCAGGGCGCTCTACATCGAGTTGGCTGCCACGGAGTGCTCGGTCACCGTCACCAAGCTGCAGTACCAGACGGAGCTGGCCGGGCGCAGCGACCGGGAGATCATGGCGGATATCCTGGCCCTCGCCCCGGCGGACGTCCAGGATCGCGGGGTGGACTTCTTCCTGCCGCTCATCGACGCCGACTACCAGGCCCGGGTGGCCCGGCAGAGCCCGATCCATCCGGCAACCAGAGCCCTTGTCCATGCACTGCACGCCGCGGGCCTGAAGCTCGGCGTCGTGACCGGGGCCGGGCGGGCGCAGGTGATTCCCGCCCTGGAACGCGCGGGGCTGTTGGATCTGTTTGGCGTGGTTGTGACGGACGAGGACGTGGCCCATGGCAAACCGAACCCGGAGGGATTCCTTAGCGCCGCTGCGGTGTTGGGCCTGGCGGAACCGGCCCGGGTTGCCGCGTTCGAGGATTCGCTGCCGGGGCTGGGCGCCGTCGAGGCCGCCGGCATGATCGCGATCTGCGTGGAAGGCACGCACCCGATCGAGGTCCTCAAGGAACACGCCCGGATCATCGTTCCGGCGCTCGGCCCCGAATGCCTGGACCTCGATCTCGGATAG
- a CDS encoding DUF445 domain-containing protein, producing the protein MAQLQQPGSKTSLRPDTDAQKAAALRRMKNIALALLIAMAVIFCFAFALQSRYPWLGYVRSAAEGGMVGALADWFAVTALFKYPMGLKIPHTAIIPNRKDEIGASLGEFVETNFLSETVVADKLANTQIAQKVGGWLSKPASAQRVATEGAAAMRGAMAVLNDDDVKDVIESMVRKHVVEPAWGPPIGKVAERVFADGHHHALVDLLVDRSTQWIQANHATISGLVSDRSPSWVPQFVDGLVGDKIYTEIYKFARAVQEDPRHELRLQLDNYLKDLAQELQHDPVMIARAESIKAQVLGDPEVRELAGRTWETVKTALFTAVDDPNSELRLKFTSAVQDFGTRLATDPELAGKANAWISDAASYLVRTYKHEIASIITDTVERWDAVETSEKIELQVGKDLQFIRINGTVVGSLAGLAIFTVATLVFH; encoded by the coding sequence ATGGCGCAACTACAACAGCCCGGCAGTAAAACAAGCCTTCGCCCGGATACCGATGCGCAAAAAGCCGCCGCGCTGCGCCGGATGAAGAACATTGCGCTGGCGCTGCTGATTGCCATGGCCGTCATCTTTTGCTTCGCCTTCGCCCTCCAGAGCCGGTACCCGTGGCTCGGATACGTGCGCTCGGCCGCCGAGGGCGGCATGGTGGGCGCCTTGGCCGACTGGTTTGCCGTCACGGCCCTGTTCAAATACCCCATGGGCTTGAAGATCCCGCACACCGCCATCATCCCCAACCGCAAGGATGAGATCGGCGCGTCCCTGGGCGAGTTCGTGGAGACCAACTTCCTCTCCGAAACCGTTGTGGCGGACAAGCTGGCCAACACTCAGATCGCCCAAAAGGTGGGCGGCTGGCTGTCCAAGCCGGCCAGCGCCCAGCGCGTGGCCACGGAAGGTGCCGCCGCCATGCGCGGGGCCATGGCCGTGTTGAACGACGACGACGTCAAGGACGTCATCGAGTCAATGGTGCGCAAGCATGTGGTTGAGCCGGCGTGGGGTCCGCCCATCGGCAAGGTGGCCGAACGCGTCTTCGCCGACGGGCACCACCACGCGCTCGTGGACCTCCTGGTGGACCGTTCCACCCAGTGGATCCAGGCCAACCACGCCACCATCAGCGGGCTGGTCTCCGACCGCTCCCCCAGCTGGGTGCCACAATTCGTCGACGGCCTGGTGGGCGACAAGATCTACACCGAGATCTACAAGTTTGCCCGGGCCGTGCAGGAGGATCCCCGGCATGAGCTGCGGCTGCAACTGGACAACTACTTGAAGGACCTAGCCCAGGAACTCCAGCACGATCCGGTCATGATCGCCCGCGCCGAATCCATCAAGGCCCAGGTCCTGGGCGATCCCGAGGTTCGCGAACTGGCCGGACGCACCTGGGAAACTGTCAAGACCGCCCTGTTCACCGCCGTCGACGATCCCAACTCGGAGCTGCGGCTGAAATTCACCTCCGCCGTGCAGGACTTTGGCACGCGCCTGGCCACCGATCCCGAGCTGGCGGGCAAGGCCAACGCCTGGATTTCAGATGCCGCGTCCTACCTGGTGCGCACCTACAAGCACGAGATCGCCTCCATCATCACGGACACCGTGGAACGCTGGGACGCCGTGGAGACCAGCGAGAAGATCGAACTCCAGGTGGGCAAGGACCTGCAGTTCATCCGCATCAACGGCACCGTGGTGGGGTCCCTGGCCGGGCTGGCCATCTTCACCGTGGCCACCCTGGTGTTCCACTAG
- a CDS encoding glycerophosphodiester phosphodiesterase produces MTVQVYAHRGSSARFAEHTRAAYLQALADGADGVECDLHLSADGALVLLHDDDVDRTSDGTGPVAELTLARLRELDFSSWKGAAIPPEYGGTYEQLLTLDELLDILAAAGRPVGLAIEFKYGVRFDADLVDAALERLRLRGWAPAGPAAGNVAVSFMSFHPDAVKYLAERVPAPQLCQLLEEVDAADLSEDLDVGPIAGHTLAFLLRRAMAEGEELLDDGVAGIAGPGVEYLRANPDNALRWRDSGRTFRVWTVDTAGDLALCLEHGVAEVTTNRPAEIRALLAPV; encoded by the coding sequence ATGACAGTACAGGTCTACGCCCACCGCGGTTCCAGTGCCCGCTTTGCCGAACACACCCGCGCCGCCTACCTGCAGGCCCTGGCCGACGGCGCCGACGGGGTTGAGTGCGATCTCCACCTCAGCGCCGACGGGGCCCTGGTGCTGCTCCACGACGATGACGTCGACCGGACCTCGGACGGCACGGGGCCCGTGGCGGAACTGACCCTGGCCCGGTTGCGGGAACTCGATTTCAGCAGCTGGAAGGGCGCGGCAATTCCGCCCGAATACGGCGGCACCTACGAACAACTCCTCACCCTCGACGAGCTGTTGGATATTTTGGCTGCGGCCGGGCGGCCCGTGGGCCTCGCCATCGAGTTCAAATACGGTGTGCGCTTTGACGCCGATCTGGTGGACGCCGCCCTGGAACGGCTGCGCCTGCGCGGCTGGGCCCCGGCCGGCCCGGCGGCAGGCAACGTGGCCGTCTCCTTCATGAGCTTCCACCCGGACGCCGTCAAATACCTGGCGGAGCGGGTGCCGGCCCCGCAGCTGTGCCAGCTGCTGGAGGAGGTGGACGCGGCCGACCTCAGTGAAGACCTCGATGTGGGCCCCATCGCCGGGCACACCCTGGCCTTCTTGCTGCGCCGCGCCATGGCCGAGGGTGAGGAACTGCTCGACGACGGCGTCGCCGGGATTGCCGGACCCGGCGTCGAGTACCTGCGCGCCAACCCGGACAACGCGCTGCGGTGGCGCGATTCCGGGCGCACGTTCCGGGTATGGACGGTGGACACGGCCGGGGACCTGGCCCTGTGCCTTGAACACGGAGTGGCCGAGGTGACCACCAACCGGCCGGCCGAAATCCGGGCACTGCTGGCCCCTGTGTGA